Proteins encoded by one window of Anguilla rostrata isolate EN2019 chromosome 9, ASM1855537v3, whole genome shotgun sequence:
- the pold3 gene encoding DNA polymerase delta subunit 3 isoform X2, producing the protein MDDLYLDNIDEFVHDHNKIVTYKWLSLTLGVHVNQAKQMLFHYLDQKRKDSSGSRLHATYLVSGRCLENGNMGHKVAVVREDQLEDVKSKMEVTASVHVYSIQKAVLKDSGPLYSTDYDAVKENLKNCSKYSAIRCPSAVPMSAAEVQRAQEMAQAPPPPPPPETETGRSALNGHAPQASKPASKPPKGIMGMFAVKSTPKSQEGSKEVKTEVEEDTATVGTSKSKPSPKSNAMSNFFGKQTTSKTKPNSESSDRVVKEEAGGSQTSSVANEKPSATPPKTQTDIKQEKPKSSEPEVKKPKDRSKTKRLELSDSEDEKSGSQKRKRRRIKKPQPESSDDEAMIPETPPPRDVDTPTPSPEGQVKKESVPQAEETVGGGGSSRRRRRKVLKSHTFMDEEGCIVTEKKYESESYSESEDDFKAAGPPAKEPAPPRPPAGKKEEGKRSQKKAAANKTSKQASIMGFFQKK; encoded by the exons ATGGACGACCTCTATTTGGATAATATTGACGAATTCGTCCATGATCATAACAAAATA GTGACCTACAAATGGCTGAGCCTTACACTTGGAGTCCATGTCAACCAGGCCAAACA GATGCTGTTTCATTACTTGGACCAGAAGAGAAAAGACAGCTCCGGGTCTCGACTTCATGCAACTTATCTCGTTTCTGGCCGGTGTTTGGAGAATGGAAATATG GGTCACAAGGTGGCAGTAGTGCGTGAGGATCAGCTCGAAG ATGTGAAGTCGAAGATGGAGGTGACTGCCAGCGTTCACGTGTACAGCATCCAGAAGGCCGTCCTGAAGGACAGCGGGCCTCTCTACAGCACGGATTATGATGCAGTGAAAGAGAACCTGAAGAACTGCAGCAA GTACAGTGCCATACGCTGCCCCAGCGCAGTCCCCATGTCAGCTGCTGAGGTCCAGAGGGCCCAGGAGATGGCACAggcccccccgccgccaccaccgccagAAACGGAAACCGGCAGGTCTGCGCTCAATGGCCACGCACCCCAGGCCTCCAAACCAGCCTCGAAGCCGCCCAAAGGCATCATGGGAATGTTCGCCGTCAAGAGTACCCCGAAATCACAGGAGGGCAGTAAGGAAGTTAAAACGGAGGTGGAAGAGGACACTGCCACG GTGGGAACTTCGAAAAGTAAGCCCAGCCCCAAGTCGAATGCCATGAGTAACTTTTTCGGGAAACAAACAACAA GCAAAACTAAGCCCAACTCCGAGTCGTCCGACCGTGTCGTAAAGGAGGAGGCGGGAGGATCGCAGACGTCCTCCGTGGCCAATGAGAAGCCGTCGGCCACGCCCCCCAAAACTCAGACTGACATCAAACAGGAGAAACCCAAGAGCTCTGAACCAGAGGTGAAAAAACCCAAAGACAGGAG TAAAACGAAGAGGCTGGAGCTGTCCGACAGTGAGGATGAGAAGTCTGGAAgccagaagaggaagaggaggaggataaAGAAGCCGCAGCCGGAGAGCAGCGATGATGAAG CCATGATACCCGAGACCCCGCCTCCCCGTGACGTGGACACGCCCACGCCCAGCCCGGAAGGTCAGGTGAAGAAAGAGAGCGTTCCGCAGGCCGAG GAAACTgtgggcggcggcggcagcagcaggaggaggaggaggaaggtccTCAAATCCCACACCTTTATGGACGAGGAAGGCTGCATCG tgacgGAGAAGAAGTACGAGAGCGAGTCCTACTCCGAGAGCGAGGACGACTTCAAGGCCGCCGGGCCTCCCGCCAAGGAGCCCGCTCCCCCGAGGCCGCCCGCCGGGAAGAAGGAGGAGGGCAAGAGGAGTCAAAAGAAGGCCGCCGCCAATAAAACGTCTAAACAGGCCTCCATCATGGGCTTCTTCCAGAAGAAATGA
- the pold3 gene encoding DNA polymerase delta subunit 3 isoform X1, whose translation MDDLYLDNIDEFVHDHNKIVTYKWLSLTLGVHVNQAKQMLFHYLDQKRKDSSGSRLHATYLVSGRCLENGNMGHKVAVVREDQLEDVKSKMEVTASVHVYSIQKAVLKDSGPLYSTDYDAVKENLKNCSKYSAIRCPSAVPMSAAEVQRAQEMAQAPPPPPPPETETGRSALNGHAPQASKPASKPPKGIMGMFAVKSTPKSQEGSKEVKTEVEEDTATVGTSKSKPSPKSNAMSNFFGKQTTSKTKPNSESSDRVVKEEAGGSQTSSVANEKPSATPPKTQTDIKQEKPKSSEPEVKKPKDRSSKTKRLELSDSEDEKSGSQKRKRRRIKKPQPESSDDEAMIPETPPPRDVDTPTPSPEGQVKKESVPQAEETVGGGGSSRRRRRKVLKSHTFMDEEGCIVTEKKYESESYSESEDDFKAAGPPAKEPAPPRPPAGKKEEGKRSQKKAAANKTSKQASIMGFFQKK comes from the exons ATGGACGACCTCTATTTGGATAATATTGACGAATTCGTCCATGATCATAACAAAATA GTGACCTACAAATGGCTGAGCCTTACACTTGGAGTCCATGTCAACCAGGCCAAACA GATGCTGTTTCATTACTTGGACCAGAAGAGAAAAGACAGCTCCGGGTCTCGACTTCATGCAACTTATCTCGTTTCTGGCCGGTGTTTGGAGAATGGAAATATG GGTCACAAGGTGGCAGTAGTGCGTGAGGATCAGCTCGAAG ATGTGAAGTCGAAGATGGAGGTGACTGCCAGCGTTCACGTGTACAGCATCCAGAAGGCCGTCCTGAAGGACAGCGGGCCTCTCTACAGCACGGATTATGATGCAGTGAAAGAGAACCTGAAGAACTGCAGCAA GTACAGTGCCATACGCTGCCCCAGCGCAGTCCCCATGTCAGCTGCTGAGGTCCAGAGGGCCCAGGAGATGGCACAggcccccccgccgccaccaccgccagAAACGGAAACCGGCAGGTCTGCGCTCAATGGCCACGCACCCCAGGCCTCCAAACCAGCCTCGAAGCCGCCCAAAGGCATCATGGGAATGTTCGCCGTCAAGAGTACCCCGAAATCACAGGAGGGCAGTAAGGAAGTTAAAACGGAGGTGGAAGAGGACACTGCCACG GTGGGAACTTCGAAAAGTAAGCCCAGCCCCAAGTCGAATGCCATGAGTAACTTTTTCGGGAAACAAACAACAA GCAAAACTAAGCCCAACTCCGAGTCGTCCGACCGTGTCGTAAAGGAGGAGGCGGGAGGATCGCAGACGTCCTCCGTGGCCAATGAGAAGCCGTCGGCCACGCCCCCCAAAACTCAGACTGACATCAAACAGGAGAAACCCAAGAGCTCTGAACCAGAGGTGAAAAAACCCAAAGACAGGAG CAGTAAAACGAAGAGGCTGGAGCTGTCCGACAGTGAGGATGAGAAGTCTGGAAgccagaagaggaagaggaggaggataaAGAAGCCGCAGCCGGAGAGCAGCGATGATGAAG CCATGATACCCGAGACCCCGCCTCCCCGTGACGTGGACACGCCCACGCCCAGCCCGGAAGGTCAGGTGAAGAAAGAGAGCGTTCCGCAGGCCGAG GAAACTgtgggcggcggcggcagcagcaggaggaggaggaggaaggtccTCAAATCCCACACCTTTATGGACGAGGAAGGCTGCATCG tgacgGAGAAGAAGTACGAGAGCGAGTCCTACTCCGAGAGCGAGGACGACTTCAAGGCCGCCGGGCCTCCCGCCAAGGAGCCCGCTCCCCCGAGGCCGCCCGCCGGGAAGAAGGAGGAGGGCAAGAGGAGTCAAAAGAAGGCCGCCGCCAATAAAACGTCTAAACAGGCCTCCATCATGGGCTTCTTCCAGAAGAAATGA
- the pold3 gene encoding DNA polymerase delta subunit 3 isoform X3 — MDDLYLDNIDEFVHDHNKIVTYKWLSLTLGVHVNQAKQMLFHYLDQKRKDSSGSRLHATYLVSGRCLENGNMGHKVAVVREDQLEDVKSKMEVTASVHVYSIQKAVLKDSGPLYSTDYDAVKENLKNCSKYSAIRCPSAVPMSAAEVQRAQEMAQAPPPPPPPETETGRSALNGHAPQASKPASKPPKGIMGMFAVKSTPKSQEGSKEVKTEVEEDTATVGTSKSKPSPKSNAMSNFFGKQTTSKTKPNSESSDRVVKEEAGGSQTSSVANEKPSATPPKTQTDIKQEKPKSSEPEVKKPKDRSSKTKRLELSDSEDEKSGSQKRKRRRIKKPQPESSDDEAMIPETPPPRDVDTPTPSPEGQVKKESVPQAEETVGGGGSSRRRRRKVLKSHTFMDEEGCIVTEKRYESKGGPNLSRMHSYWNRVVDTGKGGGGGKRKLRAVAFHNPV, encoded by the exons ATGGACGACCTCTATTTGGATAATATTGACGAATTCGTCCATGATCATAACAAAATA GTGACCTACAAATGGCTGAGCCTTACACTTGGAGTCCATGTCAACCAGGCCAAACA GATGCTGTTTCATTACTTGGACCAGAAGAGAAAAGACAGCTCCGGGTCTCGACTTCATGCAACTTATCTCGTTTCTGGCCGGTGTTTGGAGAATGGAAATATG GGTCACAAGGTGGCAGTAGTGCGTGAGGATCAGCTCGAAG ATGTGAAGTCGAAGATGGAGGTGACTGCCAGCGTTCACGTGTACAGCATCCAGAAGGCCGTCCTGAAGGACAGCGGGCCTCTCTACAGCACGGATTATGATGCAGTGAAAGAGAACCTGAAGAACTGCAGCAA GTACAGTGCCATACGCTGCCCCAGCGCAGTCCCCATGTCAGCTGCTGAGGTCCAGAGGGCCCAGGAGATGGCACAggcccccccgccgccaccaccgccagAAACGGAAACCGGCAGGTCTGCGCTCAATGGCCACGCACCCCAGGCCTCCAAACCAGCCTCGAAGCCGCCCAAAGGCATCATGGGAATGTTCGCCGTCAAGAGTACCCCGAAATCACAGGAGGGCAGTAAGGAAGTTAAAACGGAGGTGGAAGAGGACACTGCCACG GTGGGAACTTCGAAAAGTAAGCCCAGCCCCAAGTCGAATGCCATGAGTAACTTTTTCGGGAAACAAACAACAA GCAAAACTAAGCCCAACTCCGAGTCGTCCGACCGTGTCGTAAAGGAGGAGGCGGGAGGATCGCAGACGTCCTCCGTGGCCAATGAGAAGCCGTCGGCCACGCCCCCCAAAACTCAGACTGACATCAAACAGGAGAAACCCAAGAGCTCTGAACCAGAGGTGAAAAAACCCAAAGACAGGAG CAGTAAAACGAAGAGGCTGGAGCTGTCCGACAGTGAGGATGAGAAGTCTGGAAgccagaagaggaagaggaggaggataaAGAAGCCGCAGCCGGAGAGCAGCGATGATGAAG CCATGATACCCGAGACCCCGCCTCCCCGTGACGTGGACACGCCCACGCCCAGCCCGGAAGGTCAGGTGAAGAAAGAGAGCGTTCCGCAGGCCGAG GAAACTgtgggcggcggcggcagcagcaggaggaggaggaggaaggtccTCAAATCCCACACCTTTATGGACGAGGAAGGCTGCATCG tGACGGAGAAGAGGTACGAGAGCAAGGGCGGTCCCAACCTCTCAAGAATGCATTCTTATTGGAACCGAGTTGTAGACActggaaaagggggggggggggggaaacgtaAATTAAGAGCGGTGGCGTTTCATAACCCAgtgtga